One Chromatiales bacterium genomic region harbors:
- a CDS encoding DUF4931 domain-containing protein, with protein MSNPPSVREIRINPIVPSESVLISTARGMRPRKQEAAVERDRRAVVPTCPFCKGNESMTPPTLAAWPDAEKWQMRIVENLFPVLAAEGAHRSMTLGLQQVIDGYGRHEVVIDHAEHGIALHEMAPEHIARLFSLYRDRAAHLYASDPRLRYVLIFKNFGPAAGASIAHTHSQIIALPVVPENVHNELHHARAWHAKNGHCIFCALIDEALTFEATVYDRESGEIRRRVDVGQYVVERGNHFVAIKPFASRYEWELHVLPLRHESDFLAVTDAELEDFATVLQRAMARLDRVIGGAQYNFFLHTRPQGDPFAGDASSYHWHLEICPRTSIPSGFELGSGLFVSTVSPEDAARRLREVDLAAQP; from the coding sequence GTGAGCAATCCACCATCCGTCCGCGAGATTCGCATCAACCCGATCGTGCCGAGCGAGTCGGTCCTGATCTCGACCGCACGCGGCATGCGCCCGCGCAAACAGGAGGCCGCGGTCGAGCGCGACCGCCGCGCCGTGGTCCCGACCTGCCCGTTCTGCAAGGGCAACGAGTCGATGACCCCGCCCACGCTCGCGGCCTGGCCCGACGCCGAGAAGTGGCAGATGCGCATCGTCGAAAACCTGTTTCCGGTGCTCGCCGCCGAAGGCGCGCACCGGTCCATGACCCTCGGCCTGCAGCAGGTCATCGACGGCTACGGCCGCCACGAGGTGGTCATCGACCACGCCGAGCACGGCATCGCCCTGCACGAGATGGCACCGGAGCACATCGCACGCCTGTTCTCGCTGTACCGCGACCGTGCGGCGCACCTGTACGCAAGCGACCCTCGGTTGCGTTACGTGTTGATCTTCAAGAACTTCGGCCCGGCCGCCGGCGCGTCCATTGCGCACACCCACAGCCAGATCATCGCCCTGCCGGTGGTCCCTGAGAACGTCCACAACGAGCTGCATCACGCCCGCGCCTGGCATGCCAAGAACGGCCACTGCATCTTCTGCGCGCTGATCGACGAGGCGCTGACCTTCGAGGCGACGGTCTACGATCGTGAATCCGGCGAGATCCGCCGGCGCGTGGACGTCGGGCAGTACGTGGTCGAACGGGGCAACCACTTTGTCGCGATCAAGCCGTTCGCCAGCCGCTACGAGTGGGAACTGCACGTTCTGCCGCTGCGTCACGAGTCGGATTTCCTCGCAGTGACCGACGCCGAGCTCGAGGATTTCGCGACCGTGCTGCAGCGCGCGATGGCACGACTGGACCGGGTCATCGGCGGGGCGCAGTACAACTTCTTCCTGCACACCCGCCCACAGGGCGATCCCTTCGCGGGCGACGCCTCCAGCTATCACTGGCACCTGGAGATCTGCCCGCGCACCTCCATCCCCAGCGGGTTCGAACTGGGCTCCGGGTTGTTCGTGTCCACCGTCAGCCCCGAGGACGCGGCCCGGCGCCTGCGCGAAGTGGACCTCGCTGCACAGCCTTGA